Part of the Methanothermobacter sp. genome, ATCCTTATATACTAATTTGACTTAAATGAATATCAATCAGTCCATGGATATGAACTGTGGGGTTAGTGAATTCGTGTGCTGATGGATATCAATCACTCCCCGATATGAACTATGAGGTGAGAGAATTTGCATCCAAGACCCAGCCCAATAGCAGCATCACTCTACACACTCAGAGACCTCGATGCTGACGTTATAATCCTCCACGGCCCCCATGGGTGCTGCTTCAGAACAGGAAGGCTCCTTGAAACCGACGGGGTCAGGGTGCTGACCACTGCAATGTCAGAGCAGGACTTCATATTCGGGGCCTCAGATAAACTGGCAGAGACACTCAGAAAGGCATATGAAATGTTTTCACCTGAACTTGTGGGTGTTGTTGGAACCTGTGCCAGCATGATAATAGGCGAGGACCTCAGGGAGGCGGTCCAGAGGGCAGACATACCTGCAAGGGTCCTGACGGTTGAATCCCATGGGGGATTCGGTGAGGGTGACAACACCGAGGGGGCCATAATAGTCCTTGAGGCGGCTGCAGAGCAGGGAATAATCCCCCATGAGGAGGCCGAAAGGCAGATAGAGATGCTCAGACTTGCAACTGAGATTGAGAAGACGAGGGGAATGGCACAGGGCGACTACATACGCCCCTCATATGGTGATGATAAGGATGAGGTGGCATTAAGGGTCAGTGAGGCCATAAAAGATGGTGAAAAAGTTGCATTTGTGCTTAACGCCAAGAAGGAGACATCATACCTATTTGCAGATCCCCTGACACTTCCATTTCACTCAGTAAACCCTGATAACCACCCTCTTATAATTGCAAATCTTGACAGGAACACGGGTCTTCCAAGGATACGCAGACATGCAGCTAACATACTCGCG contains:
- the cfbD gene encoding Ni-sirohydrochlorin a,c-diamide reductive cyclase catalytic subunit, coding for MHPRPSPIAASLYTLRDLDADVIILHGPHGCCFRTGRLLETDGVRVLTTAMSEQDFIFGASDKLAETLRKAYEMFSPELVGVVGTCASMIIGEDLREAVQRADIPARVLTVESHGGFGEGDNTEGAIIVLEAAAEQGIIPHEEAERQIEMLRLATEIEKTRGMAQGDYIRPSYGDDKDEVALRVSEAIKDGEKVAFVLNAKKETSYLFADPLTLPFHSVNPDNHPLIIANLDRNTGLPRIRRHAANILAEIEDAGNRVDYITGGLDEYPVTGKRAAEILRDEEIEFAVVSGVPHALPVEELELESVAVTDGPRLVEPLRKLGYTHVVAELDAHARTLGQSTTVASDFGDALRRNIEKVI